One Vespula pensylvanica isolate Volc-1 chromosome 3, ASM1446617v1, whole genome shotgun sequence DNA window includes the following coding sequences:
- the LOC122627936 gene encoding sodium-coupled monocarboxylate transporter 1-like — MASEDNADDLLTNWAPEMPTVQEINKSMQNFAIPDYTVFVLMLLVSAFVGIYFGFIKKISGEDEYLVGGRNMKTFPISSSLIASFISGISLLGIPTEVYVYGTTYLFISFGLIITGFIMSKIFLPVFHDLRITSTYEYLERRFDKKIRLLGSFLFSISMIVYLPIVIYVPALAFNQVTGINVHIITPFVCIVCIFYTCMGGLRAVVWADFIQALVMFGSMLLIAIKGTLDIGGLSVVLRRNRDSERLEFPAFDWSPMTRHTVWSLVIGGFVHWLQCLAISQNTIQLYLALPTLHLARRALWYFIIGVSLIMGTCGYAGMLIYAWYYKCDPLTTKLAGTKDQLLPLLVMNVLGDYPGLPGLFVAGVFSAALSSLSTGLNSMAAVVLEDFIKPFRKTGFTPRVADIFMKLTVIIVGAICVALAFVVEKTGLHVLQLSVSLNSITNGPSLGIFTMGVLLPWVNAKGALIGGLAGCGFMGWISLTAQTAIASGKMKFDEKPVTTEGCMYSFPQVENLLLFIPSETILNEEDGNSFPELWALYRISYLWYTVIGTLVTLSIGLIVSIISSEDIDKLDPMLLAPFIRKFLRSNKNLQQIQIARTDLKVDKQVEIEDDKIVAMSST, encoded by the exons ATGGCCTCGGAAGACAACGCGGATGACCTCTTGACGAACTGGGCTCCGGAAATGCCGACGGTCCAAGAAATTAACAAGTCCATGCAAAATTTTGCTATCCCGGATTATACTGTTTTCGTCTTGATGCTTTTAGTTTCTGCTTTTGTTGGTATTTATTTTggttttatcaaaaaaatctCGGGTGAGGATGAATATCTGGTTGGTGGTAGAAACATGAAGACATTTCCAATCAGTTCGAGTTTGATAGCCAGTTTTATATCAG GTATCTCTTTATTGGGTATACCAACTGAGGTTTATGTTTATGGGACTACTTATCTTTTCATCTCATTTGGATTGATTATTACGGGCTTCATCatgtcgaaaatatttttacctgTTTTTCATGATTTGAGGATCACTAGCACATATGAATATCTTGAAAGgcgttttgataaaaaaattcgattattaggatccttccttttttccatcaGTATG atagtTTATCTACCCATTGTTATCTATGTACCAGCATTAGCTTTTAATCAAG TAACTGGAATCAATGTCCATATCATCACACCTTTTGTATGCATTGTTTGCATTTTTTATACTTGTATG GGTGGATTGAGAGCAGTGGTCTGGGCCGATTTCATTCAAGCTCTCGTAATGTTCGGATCGATGCTTTTGATCGCGATCAAAGGCACTTTGGATATTGGCGGATTATCGGTTGTATTAAGAAGAAATCGGGATTCCGAAAGACTCGAATTTCCAGC attcGATTGGAGTCCTATGACAAGACACACAGTTTGGTCACTTGTAATTGGAGGATTTGTTCATTGGTTGCAGTGCTTGGCAATCAGTCAAAACACAATCCAGCTTTATCTCGCGTTACCTACTTTGCATTTGGCTAGAAG GGCACTCTGGTATTTCATTATCGGAGTTTCGTTAATCATGGGAACGTGTGGATATGCAGGCATGTTAATATATGCTTGGTATTATAAATGTGATCCATTGACGACGAAG CTGGCTGGTACAAAGGATCAGCTTTTACCACTTTTAGTTATGAACGTTTTGGGAGATTATCCTGGATTACCTGGCTTATTTGTTGCTGGAGTATTCAGCGCTGCTCTCAG TTCTTTATCGACTGGTTTGAACTCTATGGCAGCGGTCGTATTAGAAGATTTTATTAAGCCATTTCGTAAAACAGGATTTACTCCTAGAGTTGCTGATATTTTCATGAAACTTACTGTCATCATCGTAGGAGCAATTTGCGTGGCTCTCGCTTTCGTCGTCGAAAAAACTGGATTGCATGTTTTGCAG CTGTCTGTCAGTCTAAATTCTATAACTAATGGTCCATCCCTTGGTATTTTTACTATGGGGGTTCTATTGCCCTGGGTAAATGCAAAG gGTGCTCTTATCGGCGGTTTAGCTGGTTGTGGTTTTATGGGATGGATCAGTCTAACAGCTCAAACAGCTATAGCTAGTGGAAAAATGAA ATTCGACGAGAAACCTGTTACTACCGAAGGATGTATGTATTCGTTTCCTCAAGTAGAAaatctcttattatttataccttCGGAAACTATCTTGAACGAAGAGGATGGGAATTCATTTCC CGAACTATGGGCATTATATCGTATCAGTTACTTATGGTACACCGTAATAGGTACTTTGGTCACTCTAAGTATTGGTCTTATAGTGAGTATTATTTCTTCCGAAGATATTGACAAATTAGATCCTATGCTATTAGCTCCATTTATAAGGAAGTTCCTGAGATCTAACAAAAATTTACAACAAATACAG attgcAAGAACTGATCTCAAAGTTGACAAACAAGTGGAAATTGAAGATGATAAAATAGTAGCAATGTCATCAACATGA
- the LOC122627939 gene encoding proteasome subunit beta type-6: MAYAVDNLVQPNIGSISDNLVPDWLRSEQSTGTSIMAVEFDGGVVIGADSRATTGAYISNRFADKLTRVTDYIYCCRSGSAADTQAIADIVEYHLGLHRMELGTQPLVETAANVFREMCYNYRDSLMAGILVAGWDNQKGGQVYSIPLGGMCIRQPIAIGGSGSSYVYGYIDAHYKSNMTKDECVTLVQNTLALAMSRDGSSGGVIRLGVITDKGIERKVIMGDKLPRFYEG, encoded by the exons atggCATACGCAGTAGATAATCTCGTTCAACCAAATATAGGTTCGATATCTGATAATTTAGTTCCAGATTGGCTTCGTTCTGAACAAAGTACTGGT acTTCTATTATGGCTGTAGAATTCGATGGAGGTGTCGTAATTGGCGCAGATTCACGAGCTACCACAGG aGCATATATAAGTAATCGTTTCGCCGATAAGTTGACCAGAGTCACAGATTATATCTATTGTTGTCGGTCTGGTTCTGCTGCAGATACTCAAGCTATCGCAGATATCGTAGAGTATCACTTAGGTTTGCATAG gATGGAGCTTGGAACTCAACCTTTGGTAGAAACAGCTGCCAATGTGTTTCGTGAAATGTGCTATAATTATAGAGATTCCTTGATGGCAGGAATTTTAGTAGCTGGATGGGATAATCAAAAAGGAGGTCAAGTTTATAGCATTCCTTTAGGAGGCATGTGTATTCGACAACCCATTGCTATCGGTGGCTCAGGTTCTTCGTATGTTTATGGCTATATAGATGCACATTATAAATCCAATATGACCAAGGACGAATGTGTTACTTTGGTACAAAATA CATTGGCACTGGCAATGTCTCGCGATGGTAGCAGTGGTGGCGTTATACGTCTTGGTGTAATCACGGATAAaggaatcgaaagaaaagtgatAATGGGTGATAAATTACCTCGCTTCTATGAAGGCTAA